The Dehalococcoidales bacterium genome has a window encoding:
- a CDS encoding tubulin/FtsZ family protein, producing MKLLVIGLGQCGSNIADSFARINKRARARRGIEIVTGAFAVNTDVADLTGLTHIKADYKHRILIGGRKSGGHGVGKINELAADMMKEDADKVIDAIRSTPSFFESDAFLLCASAAGGTGSGSIGTMTKVLKDRYIDKPIYNLIVLPFEHEEHTEERTVYNTATCLKSADSVADAVFLVDNQRYVKKNSPLKHNFAGINETIAEPFYNILCAGEEKKAKYVGARLLDAGDIIQSIAGWTVIGHGQAQLPSLRIPFQNSDNFRRKSSEIYRGIEAMDAALSELSFKCDPAEASRGLYLVSGPGKEINLSSIGEIGEYLKILAPEAVMRNGDYPRDKATLSVSVILSELRVVDKVRQYYSQTAKIISARKKRQRLVESQLREIEEASRDVPSLVTGS from the coding sequence ATGAAACTACTGGTAATTGGCTTGGGGCAATGTGGGTCTAATATCGCCGACAGCTTCGCCCGGATAAACAAGCGAGCAAGGGCTCGGCGCGGGATCGAAATCGTCACCGGGGCGTTCGCAGTGAATACCGACGTCGCTGACCTGACCGGGCTGACGCACATCAAGGCAGACTACAAACACAGGATTCTGATCGGCGGGAGGAAGTCCGGGGGGCACGGTGTCGGCAAGATCAACGAACTCGCCGCCGACATGATGAAGGAAGATGCCGACAAGGTCATCGATGCCATCAGGTCCACTCCGAGTTTCTTCGAGTCGGATGCGTTCTTGCTCTGTGCCAGTGCCGCTGGCGGTACCGGCTCCGGTTCGATAGGCACGATGACGAAGGTCCTCAAAGACCGCTACATTGACAAGCCCATCTACAACCTTATTGTCCTTCCATTCGAGCATGAAGAGCATACCGAGGAGCGGACAGTCTATAACACGGCGACGTGCCTGAAGTCCGCGGATTCCGTCGCTGACGCGGTATTCCTGGTCGACAACCAGAGATACGTGAAGAAGAACTCCCCCCTGAAGCACAACTTCGCCGGAATCAACGAGACGATTGCTGAGCCCTTCTACAACATCCTCTGCGCCGGTGAGGAGAAGAAAGCGAAGTATGTGGGCGCGAGGCTCCTCGATGCCGGAGACATCATCCAGAGCATAGCGGGCTGGACAGTGATTGGCCACGGGCAAGCCCAGCTACCGTCGTTGCGGATCCCCTTCCAGAATTCAGACAACTTCCGCAGGAAGAGTTCCGAAATCTACCGCGGCATCGAGGCCATGGACGCTGCCCTTAGCGAGCTGTCGTTCAAGTGCGACCCGGCGGAAGCCTCGAGAGGATTGTACCTCGTCTCCGGCCCGGGCAAGGAGATCAACCTGAGCTCGATCGGAGAGATCGGCGAGTACCTTAAGATCCTCGCTCCGGAGGCCGTCATGAGGAATGGTGACTACCCCAGGGACAAGGCGACGCTAAGCGTGTCCGTCATCCTGTCCGAACTGAGGGTGGTGGACAAGGTTCGACAGTATTACTCACAGACCGCCAAGATTATCTCCGCGAGGAAGAAGAGACAGAGACTGGTAGAATCCCAGCTTCGCGAGATAGAAGAGGCCTCGAGAGACGTCCCGTCTTTGGTAACGGGGTCCTGA
- a CDS encoding MFS transporter, with the protein MRTTSPHNNVIERTLRNSILDGASHSAMLGLTRNYVVPFALPLQATTAQIGLLASVPSLTMALSQMAAPALVVRAGSRKRLILPAAFCHAAIWLPILLIPYLFASHQVWWLIGLLTLSAVAGSLGIPAWGSIMADLVPEGIRGKFFGSRGRICGIVVLISFFVGGAVLQFCAGNAFIGFSIIFGGAALFRLASWYFLKRMHEPRPCSTADEKVNLLGLLVNLKESNLGRFVIFASLMNLATSLGSPFMAVYMLRDLGFDYLTFVAINSVTSVASLMSFTFWGRRADRAGNVRILRITSLLIPLIPILWTISTRLYVLIPVQLLSGFAWSGFILSSSNFIYDAATPQTRTHFIAIYTMLTGLAISIGAVLGGLLAPILPDLFGNRLITLFLLSGVLRYFVAATFLYNISEVRRVPVIRTVNLLFDGIASLHSRLGAAFAEIESLLFTLPVGVTRRDSFSVSMVLRPATIDC; encoded by the coding sequence ATGAGAACCACCAGTCCACACAACAACGTCATAGAACGGACTCTGAGGAACAGTATCCTGGATGGTGCTTCTCATTCGGCTATGCTGGGACTGACCCGCAACTACGTCGTGCCGTTCGCCCTGCCCCTCCAAGCTACTACCGCGCAGATCGGACTGCTGGCCAGTGTTCCCAGCCTTACCATGGCCCTGTCCCAGATGGCAGCTCCCGCCCTGGTGGTCAGGGCGGGCAGCCGCAAACGCCTGATTCTTCCGGCCGCCTTCTGCCACGCGGCCATCTGGCTACCGATCCTCCTCATCCCGTACCTCTTCGCAAGCCATCAGGTATGGTGGTTGATCGGGTTGCTGACGTTGAGCGCCGTGGCAGGCTCACTTGGAATCCCAGCATGGGGGAGCATAATGGCAGACCTGGTCCCGGAAGGGATCAGGGGCAAGTTCTTCGGCTCCCGGGGCAGAATCTGTGGCATCGTCGTCCTGATCAGCTTCTTTGTGGGTGGAGCCGTGCTGCAGTTCTGTGCCGGCAACGCATTCATCGGGTTCTCCATCATCTTCGGCGGTGCCGCCCTCTTCCGGCTGGCCTCCTGGTACTTCCTGAAGCGTATGCATGAGCCGAGGCCGTGCAGCACCGCTGACGAAAAGGTCAACCTGCTCGGGCTTCTGGTGAATCTGAAGGAGTCTAACCTGGGCAGATTCGTAATCTTCGCGTCTCTGATGAATCTTGCTACCTCCCTGGGCAGCCCTTTCATGGCCGTATACATGCTGCGCGACCTTGGGTTCGACTATCTGACCTTCGTGGCGATCAACTCGGTAACCTCGGTGGCCTCTCTGATGTCATTTACGTTCTGGGGAAGACGTGCCGATAGGGCTGGCAATGTCAGGATTCTCAGAATCACGTCGCTTCTCATTCCCCTTATACCAATACTCTGGACCATAAGCACCCGGTTGTACGTCCTGATTCCGGTTCAGCTGCTGTCGGGGTTTGCGTGGTCCGGGTTCATCCTGTCGAGCAGCAACTTCATCTATGACGCAGCGACCCCGCAGACCCGGACGCATTTCATCGCCATCTACACCATGTTGACAGGCCTCGCCATAAGCATAGGGGCAGTGCTGGGCGGTCTTCTGGCGCCGATCCTTCCCGACCTGTTTGGTAATCGGCTGATTACGCTTTTCCTCCTCTCGGGAGTATTGCGCTACTTCGTAGCTGCCACCTTTCTCTACAACATATCAGAAGTGCGCCGCGTGCCGGTAATACGGACGGTCAATCTCCTGTTTGACGGGATAGCTTCGCTGCACAGCAGGCTTGGGGCCGCCTTTGCGGAGATCGAGAGCCTGCTTTTCACGCTGCCGGTCGGAGTCACCCGCCGCGACAGTTTCAGTGTCTCTATGGTTCTTCGCCCGGCCACCATTGACTGCTAA
- a CDS encoding CARDB domain-containing protein encodes MRKLIVVWVVLSLLTAAAPGCTKPAMFSISNLTLTPQEVGTDQRSAVSVDVTNTGGAEGSYTVILKLDSTEAEEQQVAIGPGDTRQATFGVTREKAGSFAIDVNGLAATLVVKEPSKPAEFQLANLVISPD; translated from the coding sequence GTGCGAAAGCTCATCGTGGTGTGGGTGGTGCTGAGTCTGCTCACGGCAGCCGCCCCAGGATGCACCAAGCCTGCGATGTTTAGCATCTCCAATCTCACCCTCACTCCTCAAGAGGTAGGGACCGACCAGCGTTCCGCGGTCTCAGTCGATGTCACCAACACCGGAGGTGCAGAAGGCAGCTACACAGTCATATTGAAACTCGATAGTACCGAGGCTGAAGAGCAGCAGGTAGCTATCGGTCCGGGTGACACCAGGCAGGCTACTTTCGGCGTCACGAGGGAGAAGGCAGGCAGTTTTGCCATCGATGTTAACGGACTGGCTGCAACCCTGGTAGTGAAGGAGCCGTCGAAGCCCGCAGAGTTTCAGTTGGCCAATCTGGTGATTTCACCGGACTAA
- a CDS encoding nitronate monooxygenase, producing MFKTRITELLGIEYPIVQGGMVHLSRAELVAAVSNAGGLGIITSADHATKEGLRDELRRTKSLTDKPFGVNINLSPAARPVNTEEYIDVVIEEGVRIVETSGRSPEPYMKQFKQGNVIVIHKAPGGVRFAETAELVGCDAVSIIGYECGGHPGPDDTGSLVLVPATVAAVKIPVIAGGGFADAGGFVSALALGADGVLMGTRFMATRECPAHPKYKEWLLNSRETDTLITQRSIRAPSRNLRNGPALKVQEMESRGATLEELLTVTSGQNSTRAYFDGELEAGLVECGQVVGLIHDIPTVKEVIDGIITGAREIIEKRLTGLVAGA from the coding sequence ATGTTCAAAACGAGAATCACGGAGCTGCTGGGAATCGAGTACCCGATAGTGCAGGGGGGAATGGTCCACCTCTCACGAGCGGAGCTGGTTGCCGCGGTCTCCAATGCCGGCGGTCTGGGCATAATCACCTCGGCGGACCACGCGACAAAGGAGGGGCTGCGGGATGAGCTGCGCAGGACGAAAAGCCTGACGGATAAACCCTTCGGGGTGAACATCAACCTGTCTCCGGCGGCACGGCCGGTAAATACCGAGGAGTACATCGACGTGGTCATTGAAGAGGGAGTGCGGATTGTGGAGACCTCGGGGCGCAGCCCTGAGCCCTACATGAAGCAGTTCAAGCAGGGCAACGTGATAGTCATCCACAAGGCACCCGGCGGCGTAAGGTTTGCCGAGACGGCGGAGCTGGTCGGTTGCGATGCCGTCTCCATAATCGGCTACGAGTGCGGCGGCCACCCCGGGCCGGATGACACCGGTTCCCTGGTGCTGGTCCCGGCCACGGTGGCGGCGGTGAAGATACCGGTCATTGCCGGCGGGGGCTTCGCCGATGCCGGGGGCTTTGTCTCTGCCCTGGCCCTCGGTGCCGATGGTGTCCTGATGGGGACGCGTTTCATGGCCACCAGGGAATGCCCGGCCCACCCTAAATACAAGGAATGGCTGCTCAACTCCAGGGAGACGGATACCCTGATTACCCAGCGCTCCATCCGCGCACCGTCGCGAAATCTAAGGAATGGACCGGCGCTCAAGGTCCAGGAAATGGAGAGTCGCGGCGCCACGCTGGAGGAACTCCTGACCGTTACCAGTGGGCAGAACTCGACCAGGGCCTACTTCGACGGCGAGCTTGAAGCGGGCCTGGTCGAGTGCGGGCAGGTGGTGGGCCTCATCCATGACATACCCACGGTGAAGGAAGTCATCGACGGTATAATCACGGGTGCACGTGAAATCATAGAGAAGAGGCTTACCGGTCTTGTGGCCGGGGCATAG
- a CDS encoding DUF4349 domain-containing protein, with protein MKMLMVVIGLLLVVALLVPVSCAKAPAEEESMSVPGYITVETTARKESVRPAPEITLEIPPAEYGELVSGDVGQAWATERMIVRTADMWLVVNNVPVVIDQVTGMADGFSGYVVSSGVWKEGERLVGSIAIRVPAEHFDDAMRALRGMAVEVTSESTSSKDVTEEYVDLSAELKNLEATEEQYLRLMEKAEAVDDMLSIQRELSRTRGEIEQTKGRMQYLERTSDTSLIAVRLEQSSLGVEFSADKRRGLKEGENIRFTVDQIAGGFPPYSYEWDFGDGDISTDDTPTHAYRVDGSYTVSLTVTDDRGNTATENRENYITVIPGWSPGSIARGAWDGIVTFGHVLGNIFIWIGIFSPVWIVIGGIVYWWRRHRRKKRAEKES; from the coding sequence ATGAAGATGTTGATGGTGGTAATAGGGTTGTTGCTGGTGGTGGCTCTGCTGGTGCCTGTTTCCTGCGCAAAAGCACCGGCGGAAGAGGAGAGTATGAGCGTTCCCGGGTATATAACCGTGGAAACGACAGCAAGGAAAGAATCGGTACGACCAGCACCGGAGATTACTCTGGAGATACCACCAGCAGAGTATGGGGAGCTCGTGAGCGGTGACGTCGGCCAGGCCTGGGCTACTGAGCGCATGATAGTCCGCACTGCGGATATGTGGCTGGTAGTAAATAATGTCCCAGTTGTCATAGACCAGGTTACCGGGATGGCTGATGGCTTCAGCGGGTATGTGGTTTCTTCAGGAGTGTGGAAGGAAGGAGAGAGACTGGTTGGGAGTATTGCCATTCGTGTGCCTGCCGAGCATTTTGATGATGCTATGAGGGCGCTACGCGGGATGGCGGTTGAGGTAACCTCTGAGAGCACGTCCAGCAAGGATGTAACCGAGGAGTATGTCGACCTGAGCGCCGAGTTGAAAAACCTGGAAGCAACCGAAGAGCAGTACCTCAGGCTGATGGAGAAGGCGGAAGCAGTAGACGATATGCTTTCTATCCAGAGAGAACTCTCCAGGACAAGAGGCGAAATCGAGCAGACGAAGGGCCGTATGCAATACCTGGAGCGGACCTCGGACACCTCGCTTATCGCGGTACGTCTGGAACAGTCCAGTCTTGGTGTTGAATTCAGTGCTGATAAGAGGAGGGGACTTAAGGAAGGCGAGAATATCCGGTTTACTGTCGACCAGATTGCGGGCGGTTTTCCTCCCTATAGCTATGAGTGGGACTTTGGCGATGGAGATATCAGCACGGATGATACTCCGACCCACGCATATAGGGTCGATGGCAGCTACACCGTCTCCCTCACGGTGACCGACGACCGGGGTAATACGGCAACTGAAAACAGGGAGAACTATATCACTGTCATTCCCGGTTGGAGCCCCGGCAGTATTGCCAGAGGGGCCTGGGATGGCATAGTCACCTTTGGCCATGTACTAGGCAACATATTCATCTGGATTGGTATTTTCAGCCCTGTCTGGATAGTCATCGGTGGTATAGTCTACTGGTGGCGGAGGCACCGCAGGAAGAAGAGAGCAGAGAAAGAAAGTTAA